Proteins co-encoded in one Methanotorris formicicus Mc-S-70 genomic window:
- a CDS encoding secondary thiamine-phosphate synthase enzyme YjbQ: protein MLFKYSIRTNSREEMIDITNYVEESVKKANVKEGIAVIFTPHTTSAITINENADPSVRRDIIAFLKDKIPRDYPFTHLEGNSDAHIKSSTFGCSLTVIITNGKLLLGTWQGIYFCEFDGPRHRNFYVKVIKG, encoded by the coding sequence ATGCTCTTCAAATATTCAATAAGAACAAATTCAAGAGAAGAGATGATTGATATAACAAATTATGTTGAGGAGAGTGTTAAAAAAGCAAATGTAAAGGAAGGGATAGCAGTAATATTTACTCCCCACACAACATCAGCCATAACCATAAACGAGAATGCCGATCCCTCTGTGAGGAGGGATATAATAGCATTCCTAAAAGATAAAATCCCAAGAGATTATCCATTTACACACTTGGAAGGGAACTCTGACGCCCATATAAAGAGTTCCACATTTGGATGTTCTTTAACGGTTATAATTACAAATGGGAAATTACTTTTAGGAACATGGCAGGGAATTTATTTCTGTGAATTTGACGGTCCAAGACATAGGAATTTTTATGTTAAGGTCATAAAAGGTTAA
- the dph2 gene encoding diphthamide biosynthesis enzyme Dph2, giving the protein MWNLETERVIKEIEKRNAKRILFQIPEGLKRDVEKEIEKIKEYFNKKGKSLELMIWGGTCFGGCDLVDGEVGHLGIDLIIHYGHEELEYAKPSIPTIFVPVYHIFDEKEKNGILNDIKDIIKEKNISTVATTIQYKELLKRYNPTIVLGCRAEINKEGNILFVGTGRFHPLMIAYKIKKPVIIYNPVTGEVSSIEEEEINKLIKRRIAVISKLMINPPKKIGIVLSTKKGQCRKKVLEYVKNLLKNAKIDYLLIVVNNLSPQSLIYDVDAYVIVACPRIVMDDYALYDKPILTPKELEMLINGEFEYVFDEIKKEDFEG; this is encoded by the coding sequence ATGTGGAATTTAGAAACTGAAAGGGTCATTAAAGAGATAGAAAAAAGAAATGCAAAAAGAATCCTATTTCAAATTCCAGAAGGGTTAAAGAGGGACGTTGAAAAAGAGATTGAAAAGATAAAAGAATACTTTAATAAAAAAGGAAAAAGTTTAGAGTTGATGATTTGGGGAGGAACGTGCTTTGGTGGTTGTGATTTGGTTGATGGTGAGGTTGGGCATTTGGGAATTGATTTGATTATCCACTATGGGCATGAGGAGTTAGAATATGCAAAACCTTCAATCCCAACGATTTTTGTCCCAGTTTATCATATCTTTGATGAAAAAGAGAAAAATGGGATCCTTAACGATATTAAGGATATTATAAAAGAAAAAAATATCTCCACTGTAGCAACAACAATTCAATATAAAGAACTCTTAAAAAGATACAACCCTACCATCGTACTGGGCTGTAGGGCAGAAATAAATAAAGAAGGCAATATTTTGTTTGTTGGAACTGGGAGGTTTCATCCGCTAATGATTGCATACAAAATAAAAAAACCAGTAATTATTTACAATCCAGTAACAGGAGAGGTTTCATCCATTGAAGAAGAGGAAATAAACAAATTGATAAAGAGAAGAATTGCTGTCATCTCAAAGTTGATGATAAATCCCCCAAAGAAAATTGGTATCGTTTTATCCACAAAAAAGGGACAATGTAGAAAGAAGGTTCTTGAGTATGTGAAGAATTTATTAAAAAATGCTAAAATTGACTACCTATTAATTGTTGTAAATAATCTCTCCCCCCAATCCTTAATTTATGATGTTGATGCGTATGTAATAGTTGCATGTCCAAGGATTGTGATGGATGATTACGCCTTATATGACAAACCAATACTAACTCCAAAGGAATTGGAAATGCTAATAAATGGAGAATTTGAGTATGTATTTGATGAAATAAAGAAAGAGGATTTTGAGGGATAA
- the thiC gene encoding phosphomethylpyrimidine synthase, with product MTQMIDAKNGTITKEMEFVAKEEGIEIDKLRRLIAKGYVVIPKNISRNTKPVGIGEGLRTKINANIGTSPDFVDIDLEVKKAKIAEKYGADAIMDLSTGGNLRKIRKAIMDATNLPIGTVPIYEVGVEAKKKYGRVIDMDEDLIFNVIERQAKEGIDFMTLHCGITKESVETLKKSGRIMGVVSRGGAFLTAYILYHQKENPLYENFDYLLDILKDYDVTISLGDGMRPGCLADNTDRAQIHELIVLGELVDRCREKGVQCMVEGPGHIPLNNIDANMKLQKSICKNAPFYVLGPIVTDLAPGYDHITSAIGGALAAYSGANFLCYVTPSEHVRIMTESDVKEGVIAAKIAAQAADVAKGNAKAWEKEIAMAYARKNHDWEKQFELAIDKEKPKKMREEIPSLDEKACSICGEYCALLMVEELGKR from the coding sequence ATGACACAAATGATTGATGCTAAAAATGGAACTATTACAAAAGAAATGGAATTTGTTGCAAAAGAAGAAGGAATAGAAATTGATAAACTAAGAAGGTTGATTGCAAAAGGTTATGTTGTTATTCCAAAAAATATAAGCAGAAACACAAAACCAGTAGGTATTGGAGAAGGATTGAGAACAAAGATAAACGCAAACATTGGAACCTCTCCAGATTTTGTAGATATTGATTTGGAAGTTAAGAAGGCAAAAATAGCGGAAAAGTATGGAGCAGATGCAATAATGGACTTAAGTACTGGAGGAAATTTAAGGAAAATCAGAAAGGCAATAATGGATGCAACAAACTTACCAATTGGAACAGTTCCAATCTATGAAGTTGGAGTTGAGGCAAAGAAAAAATATGGAAGAGTTATTGATATGGATGAAGATTTAATATTCAATGTCATAGAAAGACAGGCAAAAGAAGGCATTGATTTTATGACCCTGCATTGTGGAATAACAAAAGAAAGTGTAGAGACACTTAAAAAAAGTGGTAGGATAATGGGCGTTGTTAGTAGGGGCGGAGCATTTTTAACCGCTTATATATTGTATCACCAAAAAGAAAATCCCCTCTATGAGAACTTTGATTATTTGTTGGATATTCTTAAAGATTATGATGTTACTATAAGTTTAGGGGATGGAATGAGGCCCGGTTGTTTGGCAGATAACACAGATAGGGCACAAATACATGAACTCATTGTATTGGGGGAACTCGTTGATAGATGTAGGGAAAAAGGCGTTCAATGCATGGTTGAAGGTCCAGGACATATTCCTTTAAACAACATAGATGCAAATATGAAGTTGCAAAAGAGCATTTGCAAAAATGCCCCATTTTATGTTTTGGGTCCAATTGTCACTGACTTAGCCCCGGGATATGATCACATAACCTCGGCAATTGGGGGAGCACTTGCAGCATACTCTGGAGCGAATTTCTTGTGCTATGTAACCCCTTCTGAGCATGTTAGAATAATGACTGAAAGTGATGTTAAAGAAGGAGTTATTGCAGCAAAGATTGCTGCTCAGGCTGCTGATGTTGCAAAAGGAAATGCAAAAGCATGGGAAAAAGAAATAGCGATGGCTTATGCAAGAAAAAACCACGACTGGGAAAAGCAGTTTGAGTTGGCTATTGATAAAGAAAAACCTAAGAAGATGAGGGAAGAAATTCCTTCATTAGATGAAAAGGCGTGCAGTATTTGTGGAGAGTACTGTGCTTTGTTAATGGTTGAGGAGTTGGGAAAGAGATAA
- a CDS encoding L-serine ammonia-lyase, iron-sulfur-dependent, subunit alpha: MKKELMTKILNKEIVKALGCTEVGLIGYAVALCKPENPYNIEEIDLTLDKGTFKNAFSVGVPNTNGFGILPAVVGGLLGNAEKKLMIFDGIKYSKELEDYIKDRLKIDVVDGDIYCKVVIKTKDGDVKSNIIKGSHLNTNEDDENLKNAFKFLTLTDFLEYIEDIPKEIENLIIETIKTNKELVNSEYLKLGNDELSYIIEKTTSACYERMRGINKPAMAIAGSGNMGIMATMPIIAYHEFKGKDTKKLIKSLTLSALITIYATYHSSYISSMCGCVNRGGLGALCGLCYYIYGSNVDKITEAVKSFTGNLVGIICDGGKVGCALKLASGCFAVYSSLFVEIPSNNGIVGETFEECIENIVKIGNVMKPVDDEIIEILKNK, translated from the coding sequence ATGAAAAAAGAACTAATGACAAAAATTTTAAATAAAGAAATTGTCAAAGCACTCGGATGTACGGAAGTGGGATTAATTGGTTATGCTGTTGCATTATGCAAACCAGAGAATCCCTACAACATAGAGGAGATAGATTTAACTCTCGACAAAGGGACATTTAAAAATGCCTTCTCTGTTGGAGTTCCAAATACCAATGGATTTGGAATTTTACCTGCGGTTGTTGGTGGATTATTAGGAAATGCGGAGAAGAAATTGATGATATTTGATGGGATAAAATACAGCAAAGAATTGGAAGATTACATAAAAGATAGATTAAAAATTGATGTTGTTGATGGGGACATATATTGCAAGGTTGTAATAAAAACCAAAGATGGGGATGTAAAATCAAATATAATAAAAGGAAGTCACTTGAATACAAATGAAGATGATGAAAACTTAAAAAATGCATTTAAATTCCTAACTTTAACTGATTTTTTAGAATATATTGAAGATATTCCAAAGGAAATTGAAAACCTAATAATAGAAACAATAAAAACAAATAAAGAACTTGTAAATAGCGAATATCTAAAATTAGGAAATGATGAACTCTCATATATCATAGAAAAAACTACATCGGCATGTTACGAGAGAATGAGGGGGATAAATAAACCTGCGATGGCAATTGCAGGCAGTGGAAATATGGGCATAATGGCAACAATGCCAATCATTGCGTATCATGAGTTTAAAGGCAAAGATACTAAAAAATTAATAAAATCCTTAACTTTATCGGCATTAATAACAATTTATGCAACTTATCATTCATCCTACATCTCCTCAATGTGTGGATGTGTGAATAGAGGGGGTTTAGGGGCTTTGTGTGGGTTATGTTATTACATTTATGGAAGTAATGTAGATAAAATAACAGAGGCAGTAAAAAGTTTCACAGGTAATTTAGTGGGTATCATCTGCGATGGAGGAAAAGTTGGCTGTGCATTAAAACTTGCCTCTGGATGTTTTGCAGTATATAGTTCTTTATTTGTGGAGATTCCTTCAAACAACGGAATTGTTGGAGAGACATTCGAGGAATGCATTGAAAATATTGTAAAAATAGGGAATGTGATGAAACCTG